A window of Magallana gigas chromosome 8, xbMagGiga1.1, whole genome shotgun sequence genomic DNA:
attgtaaattttagtctgaaacagagatacttatactggtatatatactagtagcaaAGCATATCATATTGAGGCTGATAAGTCGGGCAATGATaataaaacgttgcaagattacatgagacacgttgagcaacagtctcatggtcgcaaAACAGACGCATAAACACAAGCgatttatcttacgatctttataAATCGTGTATCACTCTTGCGactacacaaaacgttgtaaaacgatCGTACTAATATTCGTACGTTGCACTGCGATTATTTGGATCGCGTTCGGTCGCGTCttaatagtgtgcatgtccactattcagaGGACACTTGATGCAACCAGTAAAACGTATGCAACTagtgcgagagctcgtgcaacgtgtgcgagagctcgtgcgaagctAAACAATTTCGATCGCAAAGTGGTGTGAAGTGGTCGTgtgccaattgtgaaaggggcttgaACATTGTTCAAAAACCCTCTCAAGatttaaatgtatgattttttaatttttttttcttagcaaGAGACATTTCTTTACTATTGATTTACATTGATTATTACGTTAGCAAACCACTAACACACatataatgaaattatataaaaaaatattaaaaaataaatgatctaTAATAAATCAAATTGCCTCTTCAGTAGCTTTCTGATACAGTTTACTTGATTTTAAGTATTACATTACACATAATTATAGTCATCTTGATTATATTcttatatacataatatactTATTAACTATGATGGACTATTATAATAGACACAGTAAAGCGATGCATGGAGATATTGAAAGTTACAACAGCTGTGAGTACGTTGATTTTCTAAAGATTGATTCAATAGGTGTACTTGTTAAATAAACTGTGGCCcttttatatattcttttagACTTCATCGTTGTAACAcaataatgttgttttatgaTTTGTACTGAAACACTTTGAGAAGTCCGTGTGCGTTGCAAACCCACAGTGTGGATTTATACAGAGACATGGACACTGGGTGTGTTACCTCAGTCTCTGTCATTAAGTACTTCAAGAACTCTCCATCAGGACTCAAGAGATGAATTTGGCTGTTAAGTGTCTCACATGCAATGATGTTGCTGTGAGAGTCACACTGGACATCATATAGAAAATACTTTTCCGTGTCCTTTCCACGGTAGACTAACTTGAAAGACCCAGATAAAAATAGTATCACCAGTTCACTGTTGGTGTCCCTTGTCCAGTTCACTACGCAGATATCAGTGTTACCGTTCTGTCTGACTCTGACTAGTACAGTGAACAGCCTGGTCTGACCGTCCTCCTGGTACTCGTACTCATGGATGACATCACCAGTCAGTTTCACGTGTCTGACCAGACGTCTGCTGTGTGTTTCCGGTTGAAAAGGTTCTGACTCATTATCACTTAATGTGACCAGCAGTCCTCCTTCTGTTGATTGACAGATTCCCACTGGTGTCAGTGGATCTGTACTGAATACTGTAGTGACTGAGCCTGATGGGGACAAACGTACAATGGAGTTGCTCTCACTATCAGTAGCATACAAATCACCGTTGTCTGTTACACACATGCCACCTACATTTATATTGCATTTTTCTctcttcttattttttatattaattcgTTCAGTGCATTTTGAATCAATACCATCGTTTACAAAACATATATCATCGTTTATTGCTTGCACAATAACTAATACATTATCTTCATCATCGTTATATTGAAACGCGTCTCTCTCAGTAACATTAATGTCATCGAAATCAAACGTTTGTCCCATCATTGATTCCAGAGATCCTTTACTAATGTCTCCTATTTTATATCTCAATGAAAGATCTCCCTCCTCTATATAACTGTCTGTGTTAGACACGAGGTTGGTCAGGTCTCTGAGGTTGTCTATCAAACTATAATTAGACATGGTATTGTGTTTTTCTTCCAGGAACTTAAGAAGATCAGTGGTATGTTCTCTTTTCTTTTCTAAgtgtacttttttttcattcactttagcattttttgtttttagattttcCCTCAACTTAGTCTCAAAATTCTTCTTGATTTCATCAAGTTTTGAAACAATCGCATCATAATGTTTCTGAAGCTTAGAGATCTCAGAATCGCAACATTTCTGATTGTTCTCCATTAGCTTGGTTGCCATCTGTATCTTCTCATCCATCGTTTTCACATCTTTCTCCTTAATTTTACACAGAGTTTTCTTGAGTTCTCTCCTCCTTAGACTTCCTGCTGTGGGTATAGTTTTCCAGTCGTGATCCTTGTGGTCTGTTTTGGCACATTGTGAACAAATAAACTCATCACAGTCCTCACATGTTATGTctataattgtaaaattgtgtTTCTCACACGTTGGGATGTGTTCTCGAGCTGATTGAAGTTCGTGTTTACTATCACTAGCCGCCATGTTTCAGTTTCAGTACACacctgaccttgacctaaatGTATGGCTTGTATAGAGAATATGCAGgtggatttaaaaatatgtgcTGCAGGTTGGAGCAATAAAGAGGGCAAATCTACCagttatttttaagatttgaacgAACATGCGGGTagaaaataagatatatatatatatatatatatatatatatatatatatatatatatatatatatatatatatatatatatatatatatatatatatatatatatatatatatatatatatatatatatatatatatatatatatatatatatatatatatatatatatatatatatatataattttaaaggtTTGCCACAGCTTGTACATGATGTACCCTAAAAGAAGTTTCATTTTCGAACTCAATTTCTCTCTATATGATGCTCAAGAACAAATCGTATCGTAACTGTAATATTCACTCTGgcctttttctgtaaaaatgttatattcttGTTAGCAGGTAAAATACATTTAAGTTCGAGGTTATTTAGAAAACATAAGTGACATGATTATAACTtaacgactgactctcaaatttcatttaagtTATAATTAAGCAAGGTAAAGAACGTACAATTCTTTGTCAAGTAAACAAGGCTCGTTCCCTATTTTTGTTACatgggttcaatataccagtaaaaaatcttttttcaagctgtttgtctatcttcttattgaTTTTAAGCATCTATTTAATAAAGAGTTACTAACggttaacacattcatttaaggtctaaaatttgaattttttttataatcaacaGATTAccatttgatttgtttgtttaaacTTGAAGTGCAGCTAAATTATGCTTCGCCGTGTGAACTCAGTAGTTGCCTTTAACATATAAAATTAGTACCTAATATATATGCCAAATGAACACAGTAGTCAAGCTGTTTGATGAAAACTTTGTTGATTTGTTGCACTTTATGAAGTCAGTTGTCACTATGTGATGTAATGACTAAATTATCAAGCTCTTCTGTACAAATTTAACGGATATCACTCATTAGTCATGATGTGGTATGATAAGATTGGTAGTCATTCTGTCTATTTCAACTTAGTATATAGTGCTGTAATGTATGGAGTGCTAATAAGATCATGCTGCAGTACAGGTATGAAAACTCGGTAGACATCTTGTTTTATACAAACTCAGTTGTTATGAGTAAACTCATACTTACTTGAACGTAATGTTGTGTGAACTCAGTAGACATGGTACAATGAATGAATCTAGTCAAGGTGACTGTGAAATTGGTGGAATATTCTAGTACACGTACAAGGAAATGCCACATACTAAACGAAATCAATAGTTGATGGAGAGGTCATGCTGCTGCTTTGTGTCAGATTTAGTTGTGTCATATTTCTAGTTTAATTGGCATTGTTACATTCGGTTTCATTTTCAAAGCAGTAATTTTCCATTTACATtctggaattttattttgatgtttaaaactcgtataaagaaaaaaaatatatactaatACATCATTTTTCACAAATTGAATGTACCTAAGCAGCTTAAATATTAACTAAAATGTTGCCTTTGTCTgttgaaatgttgttttaagaacatttatttagtgcataatatattaagttttaaatcaaaattacattATTGCATCAGCATGTATCTTTAATGCATGCATTGCCATTTGTAAGTTTATCatatgtaaatgtttttattgcatTCGAAAAATTATACAACTGCTGCTCAATATACTGACTACAGTACGTTGGATTACGTTTTCAGATTGCTGTCTGTCTGAAGAAGCTTGTGAACTGGGATCAGTGTGTTCATCAGAACAATGTCCTCTTACAGCACCTGGTGAAGGAAATAGAAAACAAATGTGCTGATTTCCATAGTAACCAAGGTAACACTTTCTGTACCTTTATTGACTGGAGAGTTCTCCAAGATTATCAAGCATCAATAACGTTTATATGTTTGACACATTGCTTTTATGTCTCcagaaatgaatataaataaatttataaaccttaaataaataaaaacagaaagaaCAAGTAATCCATGTGAGCTttcatttatgtacatttatatatctttataaacttatttgaaataattttttatttatttattttatatttatttatttaatatatagttaattacattaaaaattgaaaaatttaaaaacggTATGCTACAATAAcgacaaataattatttttagattttgagatgttttgttttgtgatTTTCTAGGTGAGATCTATGAATTACGGCGCGCAGCAGAACTTCTCCTGGTCATGCAGAAGGTCGGCTTCTTTGAAACGGTCTTTATCGGCGTGGCAGTAGGAGCTCTGAACAGCAAGCTCAGGTCAAAGAGGGTCAAGGTCGCAGAACATTACATTGGGGTCATAATACAAATTACAGGTAAAGTCCAAgctttttataatttcaataatttttatcaatctttCATAACTCTTTTCTTGATATGCAGTACCCTAGGTGCAAGATACTTGTGTGCTAATATAAGggtaaatttgttaaatttattcatttaattggaACCACAGAAATAATTGAAGTTGTTTATGCACTTAAGTTATCTTTATCACAGAAGAGTAGGAATTTACTGGTGTATGAAGAAGAAATTGAATAACGTTCCATAATTTTCCGTATAAATTTTGTGTGATTTTATCAGAAGGACTATTATAAAGAGTGTTTCTAACATTTAGTAATGTAGTACTTGGATTAAGATAAttagaattaaaaagaaatgttttgaacATTCATTATATTGTTATGCTGTATCAATTAAAGTGAGTTGTTCAGCCAATGAAAGTATGTTTTATGATTCCattataaaatgttgtttactTTTGACCACTTTCATTACAGCAAGTGTTTTAATGCAGCTAACGTCAATGAACGAGAAGAGCAAGTCTCAGATCATCAGGAAATATATCACTTAAATACTCATGTCTGACCTCGGTGAGCAGAACCTTTCATATAAAACAGTATTATGTTGGAAAGTCTTGATTCATTGGTTTATGAAGATActtctaaaatcaaaattaatgttaattatttttaaattgatcctCGTATTCACACATTGTTAGGTaactttctttatatttttgattgtgCGTGCTTAATATAGTTTTTATATGAATAATTAATGTGCTCTTTTATGATGATGAGCAATGCCCTCAGCTCATTAAAGTTTGCTTCAAACATACGAAAAAACTCTATTACACTGTACGTTTACTTGATTCTTtgtgcagtttttaaaatatctt
This region includes:
- the LOC136271103 gene encoding uncharacterized protein, translating into MAASDSKHELQSAREHIPTCEKHNFTIIDITCEDCDEFICSQCAKTDHKDHDWKTIPTAGSLRRRELKKTLCKIKEKDVKTMDEKIQMATKLMENNQKCCDSEISKLQKHYDAIVSKLDEIKKNFETKLRENLKTKNAKVNEKKVHLEKKREHTTDLLKFLEEKHNTMSNYSLIDNLRDLTNLVSNTDSYIEEGDLSLRYKIGDISKGSLESMMGQTFDFDDINVTERDAFQYNDDEDNVLVIVQAINDDICFVNDGIDSKCTERINIKNKKREKCNINVGGMCVTDNGDLYATDSESNSIVRLSPSGSVTTVFSTDPLTPVGICQSTEGGLLVTLSDNESEPFQPETHSRRLVRHVKLTGDVIHEYEYQEDGQTRLFTVLVRVRQNGNTDICVVNWTRDTNSELVILFLSGSFKLVYRGKDTEKYFLYDVQCDSHSNIIACETLNSQIHLLSPDGEFLKYLMTETEVTHPVSMSLYKSTLWVCNAHGLLKVFQYKS